The Crocosphaera subtropica ATCC 51142 genome includes a window with the following:
- the purH gene encoding bifunctional phosphoribosylaminoimidazolecarboxamide formyltransferase/IMP cyclohydrolase yields MARLALLSVSDKTGIIELARQLVNEFGFELISSGGTAKTLQEAGLKVTKVSDYTGSPEILGGRVKTLHPRVHGGILSRRDIPQDVEDMNSNNIRPIDLVVVNLYPFEETIAKPDVTVAEAIEKIDIGGPTLLRASAKNFAHVTVLSNPKDYDHYLQELKDNNGETSLSFRQKMAGETFALTNAYDGAITDYFANLATEKTTTLPSRYTISGTAFQPLRYGENPHQSATWYQRGIQATGWAAATQLQGKELSYNNLVDLEAARRIIAEFDPKEPAAAVLKHTNPCGVAVANSLADAYEQAFNADSISAFGGIVALNQPLDGETAEKLTKTFLECVVAPDCTEEAKEIISKKAKVRVLLLPDLTQGPKQTVKAIAGGLLVQDSDDLVDVPDNWEIVTEKQPTPEQLAELLFAWKVAKHVKSNAIVVTKNRTTLGIGAGQMNRVGAVKIALEEAGEATKGGYLASDGFFPFDDSVRTAAAAGISAIVQPGGSLRDKDSIAAANELGLVMVLTKMRHFLH; encoded by the coding sequence ATGGCACGGTTAGCCCTACTGAGTGTATCGGATAAAACAGGAATTATTGAATTAGCCCGTCAATTAGTCAATGAATTTGGTTTTGAATTAATCAGTAGTGGAGGAACGGCCAAAACGCTACAAGAGGCCGGACTCAAGGTAACTAAAGTTAGTGATTATACGGGTTCTCCTGAAATTCTAGGAGGAAGAGTAAAAACCCTGCATCCTCGCGTTCATGGCGGTATTTTATCCCGTAGAGATATCCCCCAAGATGTGGAGGATATGAACAGTAATAATATTCGTCCCATTGATTTAGTGGTAGTTAATCTTTATCCCTTTGAAGAAACTATTGCTAAACCCGATGTGACCGTAGCCGAAGCCATTGAAAAAATAGATATTGGTGGGCCAACTTTATTGCGTGCTTCAGCTAAAAATTTCGCTCATGTAACCGTTTTATCTAATCCGAAAGATTACGATCATTACCTACAAGAATTAAAAGATAATAACGGAGAAACCTCCTTAAGTTTTCGGCAAAAAATGGCCGGGGAAACCTTCGCCTTAACCAACGCCTATGATGGAGCCATTACCGATTATTTTGCCAATCTTGCCACTGAAAAAACAACTACGTTACCGAGTCGTTACACCATTTCAGGAACCGCCTTTCAACCCCTCCGATATGGAGAAAACCCCCATCAAAGTGCCACATGGTACCAACGGGGAATCCAAGCCACAGGATGGGCAGCAGCGACGCAACTGCAAGGGAAAGAACTCAGTTACAATAATTTAGTGGATTTAGAAGCAGCCAGACGGATTATTGCTGAATTTGACCCCAAAGAACCAGCAGCAGCCGTTCTTAAACATACAAACCCCTGTGGGGTAGCCGTCGCTAATAGTTTAGCTGATGCCTACGAACAAGCCTTTAACGCTGACTCTATTTCTGCTTTTGGGGGAATTGTAGCGTTAAACCAACCCCTAGACGGAGAAACCGCCGAAAAATTAACTAAAACCTTCCTAGAATGCGTTGTTGCTCCTGATTGCACCGAAGAAGCAAAAGAAATTATTAGTAAAAAAGCTAAAGTCCGAGTTCTTTTATTACCGGATTTAACCCAAGGACCCAAACAAACCGTTAAAGCGATCGCTGGAGGGTTATTGGTGCAAGACTCCGATGATCTCGTAGATGTGCCTGATAACTGGGAAATTGTTACAGAAAAACAACCCACCCCCGAACAACTGGCCGAATTATTGTTTGCGTGGAAAGTAGCTAAGCACGTTAAATCCAATGCTATTGTAGTGACGAAAAACCGCACCACTTTAGGGATCGGTGCTGGGCAAATGAATCGCGTGGGTGCGGTGAAAATTGCCCTAGAAGAAGCGGGAGAGGCAACTAAGGGGGGATACCTTGCCAGTGATGGGTTCTTCCCCTTTGACGACTCGGTACGCACTGCTGCGGCTGCTGGCATAAGTGCGATCGTGCAACCGGGAGGATCTCTTAGAGATAAGGATTCTATTGCTGCAGCCAATGAGTTAGGGTTAGTGATGGTATTAACAAAAATGCGTCATTTTCTGCATTAA
- a CDS encoding DUF4327 family protein, whose translation MLMTRYTIEDIKEEARHLVEQGKVDKQQRIYTLCQYLPSGEWCCIETELERNDFLLRDSIADLIPTQEWTND comes from the coding sequence ATGTTAATGACAAGATACACCATAGAGGACATTAAAGAAGAAGCACGCCATCTCGTAGAACAAGGGAAGGTGGATAAACAACAAAGAATTTATACTTTGTGTCAATATCTTCCTTCAGGGGAATGGTGTTGCATCGAAACCGAGTTAGAAAGAAATGATTTCTTACTGAGAGATTCTATTGCTGATTTAATTCCAACCCAAGAGTGGACGAACGATTAA